One cyanobiont of Ornithocercus magnificus DNA segment encodes these proteins:
- a CDS encoding excinuclease ABC subunit UvrA: MDDRLFEHVIHIRGARQHNLKNFDLILPRNKLIVFTGVSGSGKSSLAFDTVFAEGQRRYVESLSTYARQFLGQLDKPDVDAIEGLSPAISIDQRFTSHNPRSTVGTVTEIQDYLRLLFGRVGEPHCPLCDRRIRPQTIDEMVDQIIALPEGTRYQLLAPVVRGKKGAHSRLLSGLAAEGFARVRIDGEVYELADSIELSRSQSHNIEVVVDRLVSREGIQERLTDSLRTTLKRGNGLAMVEVVPKPTEEILDLTKCEWLYSENFACPIHGAVIEELSPRLFSFNSPYGACKDCHGIGYLRRFAVEKIVPNPSLPVYAAIACWSQKENSYYSSLLLSVSEALGFDISTPWQDLTETQRDILLNGSCDLVQAQKSNYRNHRSTSYTRIFEGIVPILERQLRNASSEAICRKLEKYLETLPCTSCAGQRLRPEALAVRVGPFQITDLTGVSIRQALNRIESLMGVVTTKAESSELLLTPRQIQISSLVLHEIRTRLRFLIDVGLDYLSLDRPAMTLSGGEAQRIRLATQVGAGLTGVLYVLDEPSIGLHQRDNQRLLFTLERLRDLGNTLIVVEHDEDTIRAADHIVDIGPGAGVHGGHIVVEGSLEDLLASKKSITGAYLSGRYCTPTPAKRRNTVNQSLKLIDCNLNNLKNLSVDFPLKRLLVVTGVSGSGKSTLVNGLLRPALEHHLGLKVAFPQGLSQLHGADSIDKVIVIDQSPIGRTPRSSPATYTGAFDPIRQLFATVVEAKARGYQPGQFSFNLKGGRCEACRGQGVNVIEMNFLPDVYVQCDVCRGARFNRETLQVTYKGYTIADVLQMTVEQAAEVFSAIPQAADRLCTLVDVGLGYIKLGQPAPTLSGGEAQRVKLAAELSRRATGKTLYLIDEPTTGLSFYDVHKLMDIMQRLVDKGNSIFVIEHNLDVIRCADWVVDLGPEGGDCGGDIVVTGTPEDVAAHSSSHTGRYLRKALQQHPPRANPAST, translated from the coding sequence ATGGACGACAGATTGTTCGAGCACGTAATCCACATTCGCGGTGCGCGTCAACACAACCTCAAGAATTTTGATCTCATCTTACCACGTAACAAGCTGATTGTATTTACTGGAGTTAGTGGTAGTGGTAAGAGCTCACTTGCGTTCGACACAGTTTTTGCTGAAGGCCAACGGCGTTACGTTGAGAGTCTCTCAACTTACGCCCGTCAGTTTTTAGGGCAACTTGATAAACCTGACGTTGATGCAATTGAAGGTCTTTCCCCTGCCATCTCTATCGATCAGAGGTTTACTAGTCACAACCCTCGTTCTACCGTCGGTACAGTCACAGAGATCCAAGATTATCTTCGTTTGCTGTTTGGCAGGGTTGGTGAACCCCACTGTCCGCTTTGTGATCGCCGCATACGCCCTCAAACTATAGATGAGATGGTCGATCAGATTATAGCCTTGCCTGAAGGGACTCGCTACCAACTTCTAGCACCAGTTGTACGTGGTAAAAAGGGTGCTCATTCTCGCTTACTTAGCGGACTAGCTGCCGAAGGTTTTGCCCGTGTCCGTATCGATGGTGAGGTATATGAGTTAGCTGACAGCATAGAGCTAAGTCGCAGCCAGTCACACAATATTGAGGTTGTGGTTGACCGGCTTGTATCTAGAGAAGGTATACAAGAGCGGTTAACAGATTCCCTACGCACAACGCTGAAGCGTGGCAATGGTCTAGCAATGGTCGAAGTAGTTCCAAAACCTACTGAGGAAATACTGGATCTTACTAAGTGTGAATGGCTATACTCTGAAAACTTTGCCTGCCCAATTCATGGGGCAGTAATTGAGGAGTTATCTCCACGGCTGTTCTCATTTAATAGTCCCTATGGAGCTTGTAAAGACTGCCATGGCATTGGCTATCTGCGTAGGTTCGCAGTTGAAAAAATTGTTCCTAATCCTTCTCTTCCAGTCTATGCTGCTATCGCTTGTTGGAGTCAGAAAGAAAACAGTTATTACTCCTCACTGCTCCTTTCCGTAAGTGAGGCTTTAGGCTTTGATATCAGCACACCATGGCAAGATCTAACAGAAACTCAGCGTGATATCCTACTTAATGGTAGTTGTGATCTTGTCCAAGCCCAAAAAAGTAATTACCGTAACCATAGAAGTACCAGCTATACCAGAATATTCGAAGGCATAGTGCCGATTCTAGAGCGTCAACTTCGCAATGCGAGCAGCGAAGCTATCTGCCGAAAACTGGAAAAGTACCTAGAGACACTCCCTTGCACCAGCTGTGCTGGTCAGAGACTTAGGCCCGAGGCTCTTGCCGTAAGAGTGGGCCCTTTCCAGATTACTGATCTCACAGGAGTAAGTATTAGACAGGCCTTAAATCGGATCGAGTCACTAATGGGAGTTGTCACTACTAAGGCTGAGAGTTCTGAGCTGTTGCTAACACCACGTCAGATACAAATTAGTAGTCTTGTGCTACATGAGATTCGCACGCGGCTGAGGTTCTTGATCGATGTAGGCCTTGATTACTTAAGCTTAGACAGACCAGCGATGACACTATCAGGAGGCGAAGCTCAGCGTATCCGCCTGGCTACCCAGGTAGGTGCTGGACTTACAGGTGTGCTTTACGTATTGGATGAGCCTAGTATCGGATTGCACCAGCGGGATAATCAGCGCTTGCTATTTACCCTAGAGCGGCTTCGTGATCTTGGAAACACTTTAATAGTTGTCGAACATGATGAAGATACTATCCGTGCTGCTGATCATATTGTCGATATTGGTCCGGGGGCGGGAGTACACGGAGGTCATATTGTTGTTGAAGGCTCCCTAGAGGATTTACTTGCCTCAAAGAAATCTATTACTGGTGCATATCTTAGTGGTCGTTATTGTACCCCGACGCCAGCAAAGCGACGAAATACTGTTAACCAAAGCCTTAAATTAATTGATTGCAATCTAAATAACCTTAAAAATCTATCAGTGGACTTTCCTCTAAAACGTCTTCTTGTAGTTACTGGGGTTAGTGGGAGTGGAAAGAGCACCTTAGTTAACGGGCTACTTCGGCCTGCTTTAGAACACCATCTTGGACTCAAAGTAGCATTTCCTCAGGGTCTTAGCCAACTGCATGGTGCTGATTCTATTGATAAGGTAATTGTTATTGATCAGTCTCCTATTGGTCGCACACCCCGCTCTAGTCCAGCTACATACACTGGTGCTTTTGACCCTATTCGGCAATTATTTGCTACTGTCGTTGAAGCTAAAGCCCGTGGCTATCAGCCTGGTCAGTTCAGCTTTAACCTGAAAGGTGGTCGCTGTGAAGCGTGCCGCGGACAAGGTGTGAATGTTATCGAGATGAATTTCCTGCCAGATGTCTATGTACAGTGTGATGTTTGCAGAGGAGCCCGCTTTAATCGCGAGACCCTGCAAGTAACTTATAAGGGATACACTATTGCCGATGTTCTCCAGATGACAGTAGAGCAAGCAGCTGAGGTTTTCTCAGCTATTCCGCAGGCCGCTGATCGTCTCTGTACACTTGTAGATGTAGGCTTAGGTTATATCAAGCTGGGACAACCTGCTCCGACACTCTCAGGAGGTGAGGCTCAACGGGTAAAACTTGCTGCTGAGCTATCACGTCGTGCAACTGGCAAGACACTTTATCTGATCGATGAGCCGACCACTGGACTGAGCTTTTATGACGTCCACAAGTTAATGGACATTATGCAACGTCTTGTTGATAAAGGCAACTCCATTTTTGTCATTGAGCATAACCTTGATGTTATTCGTTGTGCCGATTGGGTAGTTGATCTTGGTCCTGAGGGTGGGGACTGTGGTGGCGACATTGTGGTAACCGGTACACCAGAAGATGTGGCTGCTCATTCGAGCAGCCACACTGGTCGCTATCTTCGTAAAGCTTTGCAACAACATCCTCCTAGAGCTAATCCTGCTAGTACTTAA
- a CDS encoding glycosyl transferase family 1 translates to MGFRLLHLHLHGLLRAHDLELGRDADTGGQTLYVLELARSLASRSEVDKVEVVTRLIQDSRVSRDYAQTREQIARGAEIVRLPFGPHQYLRKELLWPYLSDLADQLVKRLQDSQAFLPDWIHAHYADAGYVGALVSQQLGIPLVFTGHSLGREKQQRLLTAGVDLKQIEKSYAISRRIDAEELALKQCSLVITSTQQELEEQYCRYSCFEFSRAAVVAPGVDTKRFYPHSAPEELADIDRLMSPFLRQLSQPPLLAISRAVRRKNIPALLEAYGQSPLLRQRHNLILVLGCRDDTHQMDKQQRDVFQQVFELVDHYNLYGKVAYPKHHQRTQVPSIYRWAVHHRGLFVNPALIEPFGLTLLEAAACGLPMVATDDGGPRDILACCGNGLLTNVTNLKALQGTLEQAGTNKQRWHRWSNNGIEAVKRCFSWDAHVCRYLKLMQYRQSRSYLPVLIRSKAAA, encoded by the coding sequence ATGGGTTTTCGGTTGCTGCATTTGCATTTGCATGGTCTGCTCCGTGCCCATGACCTTGAGCTTGGCCGTGATGCCGATACTGGAGGTCAAACCCTTTACGTACTGGAATTAGCTAGGAGTCTGGCCTCCCGATCTGAGGTTGACAAAGTTGAGGTGGTTACACGACTAATACAAGATAGCCGGGTTTCCCGCGACTATGCTCAAACAAGAGAGCAAATCGCGCGAGGTGCAGAGATTGTGCGATTGCCTTTTGGTCCTCATCAGTATCTGCGCAAGGAGCTCCTTTGGCCATACCTCTCTGATCTTGCTGATCAGCTCGTCAAGCGCTTGCAAGATTCTCAAGCTTTTCTCCCTGATTGGATCCACGCCCACTATGCTGACGCTGGCTATGTAGGTGCTCTTGTAAGTCAGCAACTTGGGATTCCGTTAGTCTTTACCGGACATTCCCTTGGGCGTGAGAAGCAACAGCGACTCTTAACAGCTGGCGTTGATCTTAAGCAGATCGAAAAGTCCTATGCTATCAGTCGCCGAATCGATGCTGAAGAATTAGCACTAAAGCAATGCTCTTTAGTAATTACAAGTACCCAGCAAGAGCTAGAAGAGCAATACTGCCGGTATAGTTGCTTTGAATTTAGTAGAGCTGCAGTAGTTGCACCAGGGGTTGATACCAAGCGCTTCTACCCACATTCTGCACCAGAAGAACTGGCTGATATTGACAGATTGATGTCTCCTTTTCTTCGCCAGCTGTCGCAGCCACCACTACTGGCAATCTCCCGGGCTGTTCGTCGCAAGAATATTCCAGCTTTGCTCGAGGCTTACGGTCAATCCCCCCTGCTGCGCCAGCGCCATAACCTAATCTTGGTCTTGGGCTGTCGAGATGATACCCATCAGATGGATAAGCAGCAGCGGGACGTCTTCCAGCAAGTATTTGAGCTAGTCGACCATTACAACCTTTATGGCAAAGTTGCATATCCAAAGCATCATCAACGTACACAAGTTCCCTCAATCTATCGCTGGGCTGTGCATCATCGCGGACTATTTGTTAATCCAGCTCTCATTGAACCTTTTGGACTTACCCTACTTGAAGCTGCAGCCTGTGGTCTACCGATGGTAGCAACAGATGATGGCGGCCCTCGTGACATTTTAGCCTGCTGTGGCAATGGACTACTAACAAATGTGACTAACCTTAAAGCTCTTCAGGGTACTCTAGAGCAGGCAGGCACTAATAAACAACGCTGGCACCGCTGGAGCAATAATGGTATTGAGGCAGTTAAGAGGTGCTTTAGCTGGGATGCCCATGTCTGTCGCTATCTAAAGCTTATGCAGTACAGGCAAAGTCGTAGCTATTTACCCGTCTTGATTAGATCAAAAGCTGCCGCCTAG
- a CDS encoding cytochrome B6, whose protein sequence is MVKILGFSTTGDIDNDLLLGLDIVSLQKWVVLYLVISVLAFALVWLVGTLRQR, encoded by the coding sequence ATGGTAAAGATTCTTGGATTTAGTACCACTGGTGACATTGACAATGATTTATTGCTTGGTCTAGATATCGTATCCTTGCAAAAGTGGGTAGTCCTTTACCTAGTAATCTCAGTACTCGCATTTGCGCTTGTCTGGCTAGTTGGTACCTTGCGGCAACGCTGA
- a CDS encoding phospho-N-acetylmuramoyl-pentapeptide-transferase — MGKQATLVRDQETLFPARRAEGQVAAVMLIILVVLVTLAADRWIPNSLLTPPLLTSMFISTLVCILGVPHLHALRLNQIIREDVPQAHLRKSGTPTMGGILIVPVGTIVGSLTSFAGHSSAQVLGLVAVTLAAMVIGGLDDLLSLIRCTNAGLTPRGKLLLQVATAVFFLSWSSAQGWISPTISLPWNLSLDIGWLFWPFALLVFIAESNATNLTDGLDGLASGCGALVFTGLALQLILRGNGGDPAIAGFSMAMAGAWLGFLIHNCAPAKVFMGDTGSLAMGSALTGIALFSDSLWPLLVMGGVFFVESMSVILQVCVFKATKKIDGFGYRLLRMAPLHHHFELRGVCEQRVVQGFWAMTGSLVLIGLLLRPST; from the coding sequence GTGGGCAAGCAAGCCACATTAGTCCGGGATCAGGAAACACTGTTTCCCGCCCGACGAGCTGAAGGACAAGTTGCTGCAGTGATGTTGATCATACTGGTTGTGCTTGTCACGTTAGCGGCGGATCGTTGGATCCCAAATAGTCTCCTTACTCCGCCGCTTCTAACATCAATGTTTATATCTACTCTAGTATGTATCTTAGGAGTACCGCATCTACATGCCCTGCGACTAAATCAGATCATCCGTGAGGATGTTCCACAGGCACATCTGCGTAAATCCGGTACGCCAACGATGGGCGGAATTTTAATAGTGCCGGTTGGTACTATCGTTGGTAGTTTGACGAGTTTTGCTGGCCATAGTAGTGCTCAGGTGCTTGGCCTAGTAGCAGTCACGCTTGCTGCTATGGTAATTGGCGGACTAGATGACCTACTTAGTCTTATACGATGTACCAACGCTGGCTTAACTCCACGCGGTAAGCTATTGCTGCAAGTAGCTACTGCTGTATTCTTCCTTAGTTGGTCATCTGCACAAGGTTGGATTAGTCCAACTATTAGTCTTCCATGGAACTTAAGCCTAGATATTGGCTGGCTATTTTGGCCATTTGCCCTTCTGGTCTTCATTGCCGAGAGCAATGCAACTAACCTAACTGATGGCCTTGATGGACTAGCCAGTGGTTGCGGGGCCTTAGTATTTACAGGACTGGCTCTACAACTGATACTGCGGGGTAATGGTGGTGACCCCGCCATCGCAGGATTTAGCATGGCAATGGCAGGCGCTTGGTTAGGTTTCCTTATCCACAACTGTGCTCCTGCAAAGGTATTTATGGGCGATACTGGCTCCCTGGCCATGGGAAGTGCACTGACTGGCATTGCTCTTTTCTCTGATAGTCTCTGGCCCTTACTTGTCATGGGAGGGGTCTTTTTTGTGGAGTCAATGTCCGTAATCCTTCAAGTATGTGTGTTCAAGGCCACCAAGAAAATTGACGGTTTTGGATATCGCTTGCTTCGCATGGCTCCACTACACCACCATTTCGAGCTTAGAGGTGTCTGCGAACAGAGGGTGGTACAAGGCTTTTGGGCAATGACAGGTAGCCTGGTGCTGATTGGGCTACTGCTGCGTCCATCTACCTGA
- a CDS encoding argininosuccinate synthase, with translation MGRAKKVVLAYSGGVDTSVCIPYLKQEWGVEEIIAFAADLGQGDELESIRRKALKAGASQSLVEDLVQPFIKEFAFPAIRANALYERRYPLSTALARPLIARHLVKIAREVGADAVAHGCTGKGNDQVRFDTAIASLAPDLQVLTPAREWGMSREETIAYGERFGIPAPVTKISPYSIDLNLLGRSVEAGLLEDPMMPPPEEAFAITASIDTAPDQAQEVEVGFEKGNPVTIDGVPFDPVELIRETNRLAGMHGFGRLDIIENRVVGIKSREVYETPGLLMLIRAHQELESLTLTADVLRCKQQLETEWANLVYQGFWFGPLKEALDSFMNCTQLHVNGSVRVRLQKGNATVVGRSSPDNSLYEPNLATYSSQDCFDHRASEGFIYIWGLPIRLWSTLQRH, from the coding sequence ATGGGGCGTGCAAAGAAAGTGGTCCTTGCCTACTCAGGTGGGGTTGATACCAGTGTCTGCATTCCCTACCTAAAGCAGGAGTGGGGTGTAGAGGAGATTATTGCTTTTGCAGCAGATCTTGGACAGGGTGATGAACTTGAGTCAATCCGGCGCAAAGCGCTCAAGGCTGGCGCAAGCCAGTCCCTAGTAGAGGATTTAGTCCAACCATTCATAAAGGAGTTTGCCTTCCCAGCCATCCGGGCTAACGCGTTGTACGAGAGACGCTATCCTCTTTCAACAGCTTTGGCACGGCCACTGATAGCTCGTCATCTCGTCAAAATTGCACGGGAAGTAGGAGCCGACGCTGTTGCCCATGGCTGCACAGGTAAGGGAAATGACCAAGTCCGATTCGACACAGCTATTGCCTCTCTAGCACCCGATCTGCAGGTGTTGACTCCAGCACGTGAGTGGGGTATGAGCCGTGAAGAGACGATTGCCTATGGTGAGCGATTTGGAATCCCAGCACCTGTCACCAAGATCTCACCCTATTCTATTGATCTCAATTTACTTGGGCGAAGTGTCGAGGCAGGTCTTTTAGAAGATCCGATGATGCCACCACCTGAGGAAGCATTTGCCATAACAGCCTCAATTGATACGGCGCCAGATCAAGCCCAGGAGGTAGAAGTTGGCTTTGAGAAGGGCAACCCTGTCACAATCGACGGTGTACCATTCGATCCAGTAGAACTCATCCGGGAAACAAACCGTCTTGCCGGCATGCATGGTTTTGGCCGTCTAGATATCATTGAAAACAGGGTAGTAGGTATCAAGAGCCGCGAGGTCTACGAAACCCCGGGTTTACTGATGCTGATCCGTGCCCATCAAGAGCTAGAGAGTTTGACACTTACTGCTGATGTACTGCGTTGCAAACAACAGCTCGAGACAGAGTGGGCTAACCTCGTGTACCAGGGGTTCTGGTTTGGACCACTAAAAGAAGCACTGGACAGTTTCATGAATTGTACCCAATTACATGTTAATGGTTCAGTGCGAGTTAGGTTACAAAAAGGGAATGCGACCGTAGTTGGACGTAGTTCTCCAGATAATAGCTTATACGAGCCTAACTTGGCAACATATAGTAGTCAAGACTGTTTTGATCACAGAGCGTCTGAGGGATTCATTTACATATGGGGACTTCCAATTCGGCTTTGGTCCACTCTTCAGCGACACTAG
- a CDS encoding 30S ribosomal protein S6 has product MAQSSYYETMYILRPDIPEEEVESHLMKYSGMLLEAGADVLDNQMRGKRRLAYPIAKHKEGIYVQLSHNGNGQQVAVLEKAMRLSEDVIRYLTVKQQGPLPTPRITPNAEVMQGQEASVSS; this is encoded by the coding sequence ATGGCCCAATCGTCTTACTACGAGACTATGTACATACTCCGTCCAGACATCCCAGAAGAGGAGGTTGAGTCTCATCTAATGAAGTACAGTGGTATGTTGCTCGAGGCTGGTGCTGACGTCCTCGACAATCAAATGCGTGGGAAGCGACGCTTAGCTTACCCAATTGCTAAGCACAAGGAAGGTATCTACGTGCAGCTTAGCCACAATGGCAATGGTCAGCAAGTTGCTGTCCTAGAAAAGGCAATGCGCCTCAGTGAAGACGTAATTCGCTACCTAACTGTGAAGCAACAGGGACCACTCCCCACACCCCGCATTACTCCCAATGCTGAGGTAATGCAGGGTCAGGAGGCCTCTGTAAGTAGCTAA
- a CDS encoding shikimate dehydrogenase, whose protein sequence is MISSNTILIGLLGQPVAHSLSPAMHNAAMAAMKLDWCYLAFPCDDTDLQNALIGLQAISCRGLNVTIPHKCSAARLCRELAPMAHRLGAVNTLQPHPKGGWIGYNTDVEGFLAPLRAAETDWRGQESVVLGCGGAARAVVAGLQHLGLGQITVVGQRSQSLENCLEELKSSATGSTLTGLVADTASLPLRLAAARLVVNTTPVGMINHEHRQGTEVALPFGLDAWHKLTSATTLYDLIYMPRPTAWLRLGQSRGCRTFDGLEMLVQQGAAALRIWLKCRDVPLEVMRQAAEDGLSSRTKAI, encoded by the coding sequence ATGATTAGCAGTAATACAATTTTAATAGGGCTCCTAGGCCAGCCAGTAGCCCACTCCTTGTCGCCAGCAATGCATAACGCGGCTATGGCAGCCATGAAACTGGACTGGTGCTATCTGGCATTTCCTTGTGATGATACGGATCTTCAGAATGCGCTAATAGGCCTACAGGCAATCAGTTGCCGTGGTTTGAACGTGACTATTCCACACAAGTGCTCGGCAGCTCGACTATGCCGTGAACTCGCTCCCATGGCACATCGACTAGGTGCAGTTAATACACTACAGCCACATCCAAAAGGGGGCTGGATCGGCTATAATACTGATGTTGAAGGTTTCCTGGCACCCCTTAGGGCTGCAGAAACAGACTGGAGAGGGCAAGAAAGCGTAGTTCTTGGCTGTGGCGGTGCTGCTAGGGCAGTGGTGGCTGGACTACAACATCTCGGACTGGGCCAGATCACAGTGGTAGGCCAACGGTCGCAGTCGCTAGAGAATTGTCTAGAAGAGTTAAAATCTTCGGCAACAGGCAGTACCCTCACTGGCCTGGTGGCAGATACAGCATCTCTCCCTCTACGTCTAGCGGCGGCAAGGTTAGTAGTCAATACAACTCCAGTCGGCATGATCAATCATGAACATAGGCAAGGTACCGAGGTTGCCCTGCCCTTTGGCCTAGATGCCTGGCACAAGCTGACTAGTGCTACGACTCTCTACGATCTTATTTACATGCCGCGGCCAACAGCCTGGCTACGCTTGGGTCAAAGTCGGGGTTGCCGTACATTTGATGGTTTAGAGATGTTGGTACAGCAGGGGGCAGCTGCACTGCGAATCTGGCTGAAATGTAGAGATGTACCACTAGAGGTCATGCGACAGGCAGCAGAGGATGGACTCTCGTCACGAACCAAGGCGATCTAG
- a CDS encoding molecular chaperone DnaK, protein MGKVVGIDLGTTNSCVSVMEGGKPTVIANAEGFRTTPSVVAYTKNQDQLVGQIAKRQAVMNPNNTFYSVKRFIGRRVDEVNEESREVSYGVEKAGSNVKVNCPVLDKQFAPEEISAQVLRKLAEDAGKYLGETVGQAVITVPAYFNDSQRQATKDAGKIAGLEVLRIINEPTAAALAYGLDKKSNERILVFDLGGGTFDVSVLEVGDGVFEVLSTSGDTHLGGDDFDKVIVDYLANTFKANEGIELRKDKQALQRLTEAAEKAKIELSNATQSEINLPFITATPEGPKHLDLTLTRAKFEELASVLIDRCRVPVEQALKDAKLSASNLDEIVMVGGSTRMPAVLELVKRVTGKDPNQTVNPDEVVAVGAAIQGGVLAGEVKDILLLDVTPLSLGVETLGGVMTKMISRNTTVPTKKSETYSTAVDGQTNVEIHVLQGEREIASDNKSLGTFRLDGIPPAPRGVPQIEVTFDIDANGILSVTAKDKGSGKEQSISITGASTLSDQEVEKMVKDAEVNATADKEKRERIDLKNQAETLVYQAEKQLGELGDKVDAEAKAKVQTKRSNLKEAVEREDYATMKNLLEELQQELYALGASVYQQAGTNTATNNTSAEDNSPNSSSAGDDVIDAEFTESK, encoded by the coding sequence ATGGGCAAGGTTGTTGGTATCGACCTCGGCACCACCAATAGCTGCGTCTCGGTGATGGAGGGTGGCAAGCCCACTGTGATTGCCAACGCTGAGGGGTTTCGCACTACGCCGTCCGTGGTGGCTTACACCAAAAATCAGGATCAGCTAGTTGGGCAGATTGCTAAGCGCCAGGCAGTCATGAACCCTAATAATACTTTTTACTCAGTCAAGCGCTTCATTGGACGCCGTGTCGATGAAGTAAATGAAGAGTCTAGAGAAGTTAGTTACGGCGTTGAGAAGGCTGGCTCCAACGTCAAAGTAAACTGTCCTGTTCTTGACAAACAGTTTGCACCAGAGGAAATCAGCGCGCAAGTTCTGCGCAAGCTTGCAGAAGATGCTGGGAAATATCTCGGCGAGACCGTTGGCCAGGCTGTAATCACAGTTCCAGCTTACTTCAATGATTCACAGCGTCAGGCAACCAAAGATGCCGGTAAGATAGCAGGTCTTGAGGTCTTGCGAATCATTAATGAGCCTACAGCTGCAGCGCTTGCTTACGGACTTGATAAGAAGAGCAACGAGCGCATTCTAGTTTTCGACTTGGGTGGCGGTACCTTTGATGTCTCCGTACTGGAAGTAGGTGATGGTGTCTTCGAAGTGTTATCTACTTCTGGTGATACTCATCTCGGTGGCGATGATTTCGACAAGGTAATTGTTGACTATCTGGCCAATACCTTCAAGGCAAATGAAGGCATCGAACTACGTAAAGACAAACAAGCACTGCAGCGTCTAACTGAAGCAGCGGAGAAGGCCAAGATCGAGTTATCCAATGCTACTCAAAGTGAGATCAACCTGCCATTCATAACGGCTACGCCAGAAGGCCCTAAGCATCTTGACCTAACACTTACTAGAGCTAAGTTTGAGGAACTGGCCTCAGTTCTAATTGACCGTTGCCGTGTGCCAGTAGAGCAAGCGCTCAAAGACGCTAAGTTATCCGCCAGCAATCTTGATGAGATAGTAATGGTAGGGGGATCTACACGTATGCCAGCTGTACTAGAGCTAGTAAAACGCGTCACCGGAAAGGACCCGAATCAAACGGTTAACCCAGACGAAGTTGTTGCTGTTGGCGCTGCTATTCAGGGTGGCGTACTTGCAGGTGAGGTCAAAGATATCCTGCTCCTAGACGTCACGCCACTGTCCCTAGGTGTGGAGACCCTTGGTGGTGTGATGACGAAAATGATTTCTCGCAACACTACTGTTCCGACTAAAAAATCAGAAACTTACTCTACAGCAGTAGATGGTCAGACTAATGTTGAGATCCACGTGCTTCAAGGCGAGCGTGAGATTGCATCTGACAATAAAAGTCTAGGTACTTTCCGTCTTGATGGTATTCCTCCTGCCCCACGTGGTGTCCCACAGATTGAGGTGACTTTTGATATCGATGCGAACGGTATTCTTAGTGTCACCGCTAAGGACAAAGGGAGTGGGAAGGAACAATCTATCTCAATTACCGGTGCTTCCACTCTCTCTGATCAGGAGGTCGAGAAGATGGTCAAAGATGCTGAGGTAAATGCTACTGCTGACAAAGAGAAACGTGAGCGTATAGACTTGAAAAACCAGGCTGAAACACTTGTCTACCAAGCAGAGAAGCAGCTAGGTGAACTAGGTGATAAAGTTGATGCTGAGGCAAAGGCGAAGGTGCAGACTAAGCGTTCCAATCTAAAAGAAGCTGTCGAGAGAGAAGATTACGCAACTATGAAAAATTTACTAGAAGAGCTACAACAAGAGCTTTACGCTCTCGGAGCTTCCGTTTATCAGCAAGCTGGTACTAATACTGCTACTAACAACACTAGTGCTGAAGATAACAGCCCTAACAGCAGTAGTGCTGGTGACGATGTAATCGATGCTGAGTTTACTGAATCAAAATAG